Genomic DNA from Bryobacter aggregatus MPL3:
CGCCGGGGCTCTCCATGCGGTTGCGAACAGATACTCCGGAGTCTCTGTAAAGGAGCCATTTCTCCGCAGTTTCCGTGAATCAATCAACCCATGATCAGCGGAGTAGTGTTTATTGATCTTGCCCCCATCGTCGGCGATCGGTCAATCGACGAATCGTGCGTGATCCGGCCGGCATTGCGCTACACTGCGCGACAAGGGGAGAGCCTACTCTCGCGCCACCGCCAGAAGGCCTGAGTGCATCGAATCAACGACCTCGTCGTTCTCAACATTGCTTAGGATGATTACGGTAATGCCTCGTGCCGGGAGGTAGCTCAGGTACGCTGAGAATCCATCTATACTGCCGTCGTGCCAAACCAGAAGCTCGCCTTGAAAGACAGACAAGGCGAAGCCATAAGCGTAGTCGATTCGTCCCGCTCCTGTCATTTGTCGAAGCGACTCATCAGAGACAACCCGGAGTCCGAAGAGGCCTTGCACCCACCGCAACAGGTCGCCGGTCGTAGAATACATCCCGCCCGCGGCCCAAGCCGCCGAGACCGGGCTTAGACTGGGGCGCAGGGCTCCATTCGTCAGCACATGTCCCTTTGCCCGGCGGGTCAAATCAAGTTGGTCGCCTTCATCCAAGCCTGAGTCAATCATGCGCAAGGGGATCAGGAGTTTTTCTCTCAGCAGGTCTCCAAATCGTCTTCCACTTGCCGTTTCCACCACCCCACCCAGAAGGATGTAATTCGAATTGCTGTATTGAAACTTGCTCCCTGACGGAAACTCGAGCGGTCGTTCGCGGAAGAATGCAATGGTCTCAGCGGGCGTCCTTGTGGTGGACGACCACTGCTCAAATCTCGGATCGTCGGTGAAGTCGGCAATTCCCGACGTGTGGTTTAGAGCCTGATGAATCGTAACGCCCGCCCAAGCAACCGGGCTCCCTTGGATGTATTTCGAGACAGGATCGGTAAGCCGCAGTGTTCCTTCCTCGCGAAGAAGCTCGATTAGTACTGCGGTGAATTGCTTGGTGATGGATCCGATCCGGAACTTTGTGCTGGTCGTGTTTGCCTCTCCCGAGACGGAGTCGGCGAGGCCAAATGACGCATCGAGCAGGGTGCTGTTTCCCTCCGCTACGAGGACCGAACCGGAGAAGTGCTTCAACGCAGCCAACGCTCGTGCCTCCGACTCGAGACGCTCGCGCCGCATTCGCGTTCCCCGTGAGGAGTCGCAAGAGAGAATCGCACTTGATAGCAGAATTCCGCAGAGCACAAATCGGACTCGTGCCATCAGGACCCGTGGGCAAAGCTCATGATTCTAGTGTAGTTCGGCCAGATGAAAATCCAAACTCGCGAAAAACGGCGAAGATTTGATTGAGCAGTAAATCCCTTATCCGTCCGGCGATCCGGCAATTGACGAATCGAACGTTCGGGATGAATAGCTCAACACCACGCGATTTGAACGAAGGTCGGCATGACACAACCGCCACGATTCACCGAGGGCACTTCTCGCGGGTGAAATTCCATCCATCAGCCCCGCAGCGCAACAACGCGGTGTCCCAACAAACGCTAGCACCTGCAGCGACCGCTCTGCCTTCCCAGATGCAGCCCGCCGCTTTCGGAGCGGCTTCTCCGCAACCAGCCTGACTAGGCGCTCTTCGAGTTTCTTGAACACTCCAATCCGGGCCGTGCCCAGACGTCCTCGTACTTGATGACTCGAAGCCCGCTGAATAATGAAAGCAGTTCGTTGTTTCCGAAA
This window encodes:
- a CDS encoding serine hydrolase domain-containing protein, translated to MRRERLESEARALAALKHFSGSVLVAEGNSTLLDASFGLADSVSGEANTTSTKFRIGSITKQFTAVLIELLREEGTLRLTDPVSKYIQGSPVAWAGVTIHQALNHTSGIADFTDDPRFEQWSSTTRTPAETIAFFRERPLEFPSGSKFQYSNSNYILLGGVVETASGRRFGDLLREKLLIPLRMIDSGLDEGDQLDLTRRAKGHVLTNGALRPSLSPVSAAWAAGGMYSTTGDLLRWVQGLFGLRVVSDESLRQMTGAGRIDYAYGFALSVFQGELLVWHDGSIDGFSAYLSYLPARGITVIILSNVENDEVVDSMHSGLLAVARE